The genome window TCAGCGCGATCACATGCACGGTGCCGATGGAAAGCCCGACCGTCAATGCAATTCCCTGAATCATCACCGTAAAAGCATCGGATCCCAGCTCTGAGATAAGGAACAGGCTCACCCCAAGATGTGCGATCGTAAGGCCGACAAACAGGGTAACAAGCCCCTGCACCCATTGGGTCAATGTTCTGTTTTTGGTATCTACCGCGAAAATCTCTTTATTCATCTTCTCTTACTCCTTATACTATGGAACAAAATTTCCCGGGATACCGAGATGAACGTCCACTGGACGTTCACTTAGGTATACTTGGTAACAAAAAATGACCTTGAATATCTCTACATCTTCAAGGTCATCATAAGCTGTCTAGCGGATTTGAACCGCCGACCTCATCCTTACCAAGGATGCACTCTACCGACTGAGCTAAGACAGCGTGCGCATTTCAGCGACTCATTTAATATAGCACATCCAGCGCCAAATTGTCAATATATTTTTTTATAAATTTTGTCTTTTATGCTGGACAGAGGAAAAACGTTATAGTGCCGAATTGGCGCAAAGACGCTGTGATGAAAATAAAAAGACACATGGCAAAGAACTAAAAATCGGGAATGATTTGCAGTTTGTACAGTATGTAGAAAAGAAAATTTTAGAGGAAAAAAAATCACCAGAAGCAATATTGTATGATATCGAGAGGGAAGGAAATATATTTGCTACAAAAATTTGTAAAGGAACATTATATAATTATTTAAGAAATGGAATTTTTCTCAATGTAGGAATGGAAGATCTTCCGATGCCAAGAATGAAAAAGAAAAAAGAGAAGGCGATGAAAGTTCAAAAAAGAGCGAGCAGAGGAACGAGTATAGAAAAGCGTCCAAAAGAAATACAAGAGCGAAAAGAACTAGGGCACTGGGAGATGGATACTGTGGTGGGACCGCGTGGAAAATCTAAGTATGCATTTTTGGTTTTAACAGAACGGAAAACTTTAAAAGAAATTGTAGAACCATTGAAAGATCATACAGCCAAAGAAGTAATTGCTGCAATGAATCGCTTAGAACGTGAAATGGGAGAAAAGAAGTTTCGAGAAGTATTTAAAAGTATTACAGTTGATAATGGTGTAGAATTCAGTGATTTTGAGGGAATGGAACGTTCGCGAAGGAATAAAAAGCCACGCACAAAGTTATATTATTGTCATGCTTATTGTAGCTGTGAACGAGCCAGAAATGAGAATCAAAATCGAATGATCAGACGGTTTTATCCAAAAGGTAAGAATTTTGATGGTATTACGAGAAAAGAAGTAAAAGAGTTGGAAGCATGGATG of Roseburia hominis contains these proteins:
- a CDS encoding IS30 family transposase — its product is MFFYKFCLLCWTEEKRYSAELAQRRCDENKKTHGKELKIGNDLQFVQYVEKKILEEKKSPEAILYDIEREGNIFATKICKGTLYNYLRNGIFLNVGMEDLPMPRMKKKKEKAMKVQKRASRGTSIEKRPKEIQERKELGHWEMDTVVGPRGKSKYAFLVLTERKTLKEIVEPLKDHTAKEVIAAMNRLEREMGEKKFREVFKSITVDNGVEFSDFEGMERSRRNKKPRTKLYYCHAYCSCERARNENQNRMIRRFYPKGKNFDGITRKEVKELEAWMNTYPRPAFDGKTASEMYEMFQDLEREGTAA